From Lysobacter auxotrophicus, the proteins below share one genomic window:
- a CDS encoding DUF3108 domain-containing protein, with product MAWHLPSHWLSMKRLSRILTTAPLLCCVLASFSAPASALEPFVANYQVFNEGKPLGEATMQVVPDAEPSHWRIDLNMRGTRGLMGLAGANAQQSTVFDVVGDNVYRPLSQSTVRKAIFVGRKMTGTYDWNTHTARWTGDVKKNRQAPVPLKDGDMSGLLINLAIIRDAQPGKALQYRFVDNGRARDHQFAVAQELEAVSVDGMGFNAMRVSRVQGSGKDETVVWVVEGVPTPVRILQRENGADTFDLRLVDYKGAP from the coding sequence ATGGCATGGCATCTCCCCTCGCACTGGCTGTCGATGAAGCGTCTCTCCCGCATCCTGACCACCGCCCCGTTGCTCTGCTGCGTGCTGGCGTCGTTCTCCGCGCCCGCCTCCGCGCTGGAGCCGTTCGTGGCCAACTACCAGGTCTTCAACGAAGGCAAGCCGCTGGGCGAAGCGACGATGCAGGTCGTGCCCGATGCCGAACCCTCGCACTGGCGCATCGACCTCAACATGCGCGGCACCAGGGGCTTGATGGGACTGGCCGGCGCGAACGCGCAGCAGAGCACGGTGTTCGACGTGGTGGGCGACAACGTCTACCGCCCGTTGAGCCAGAGCACCGTGCGCAAGGCGATCTTCGTCGGCCGCAAGATGACCGGCACGTACGACTGGAACACGCACACCGCGCGCTGGACGGGCGACGTGAAGAAGAACCGCCAGGCGCCCGTGCCGCTGAAGGACGGCGACATGAGCGGGTTGCTGATCAACCTGGCGATCATCCGCGACGCGCAGCCCGGCAAGGCGCTGCAGTACCGCTTCGTCGACAACGGCCGCGCGCGCGACCACCAGTTCGCCGTCGCGCAGGAGCTGGAAGCGGTCAGCGTCGACGGCATGGGATTCAACGCGATGCGCGTGAGCCGCGTTCAGGGCTCGGGCAAGGACGAAACGGTAGTGTGGGTGGTCGAAGGCGTACCCACGCCCGTGCGCATCCTGCAGCGCGAAAATGGCGCGGACACATTCGACCTGCGCCTGGTCGACTACAAAGGAGCTCCCTGA
- a CDS encoding DUF3108 domain-containing protein, whose protein sequence is MAKFTILLRPAFAAAVLATSLAAVSAPALAIKPFTADYQASYMGMQGAGKMTLVADGANRWKYSLAVTSPLANLRQTTVFEDTNGQWRPVSGNDSSQVLTKKQNKNATYDWSKGVATWTGDVKPERAGPIKLQPGDMDALLINLAIVRDVQAGKATQYRMVEDGRVKELAYKIAGKEAITVGGQSRQATKVVSTQGEKETIAWIVDGMPVPARILQRDKGQDAIDLRVQNVR, encoded by the coding sequence ATGGCCAAGTTCACCATCCTGCTGCGCCCGGCGTTCGCCGCGGCGGTCCTGGCCACCAGCCTGGCGGCGGTCAGCGCGCCGGCGCTGGCGATCAAGCCGTTCACCGCCGACTACCAGGCCAGTTACATGGGCATGCAGGGCGCGGGCAAGATGACCCTCGTCGCCGACGGTGCGAACCGCTGGAAGTACAGCCTCGCGGTGACCAGCCCGCTGGCGAACCTGCGCCAGACGACCGTGTTCGAGGACACCAACGGCCAGTGGCGCCCGGTGTCGGGCAACGACAGCTCGCAGGTGCTCACCAAGAAGCAGAACAAGAACGCGACCTACGACTGGTCCAAGGGCGTGGCGACGTGGACGGGCGACGTGAAGCCCGAACGCGCCGGCCCGATCAAGCTGCAGCCGGGCGACATGGACGCGCTGCTGATCAACCTGGCGATCGTGCGCGACGTGCAGGCCGGCAAGGCCACGCAGTACCGCATGGTCGAGGACGGACGCGTCAAGGAGCTCGCCTACAAGATCGCCGGCAAGGAAGCGATCACCGTCGGCGGCCAGTCCAGGCAGGCGACCAAGGTCGTCAGCACGCAGGGCGAGAAGGAAACCATCGCGTGGATCGTGGACGGCATGCCGGTGCCGGCGCGCATCCTGCAGCGCGACAAGGGGCAGGACGCGATCGACCTGCGGGTGCAGAACGTCCGCTGA
- a CDS encoding EF-hand domain-containing protein, with protein sequence MALIDLSGRKRAPFTARRMATLGFFVTLLIVVGWLHFTGAAATRGIERKDMDWNGDGNVTMREMLQSFYAVTVTTTITTGQGGTRECRSFAFRGSEKTLRVDCRTVVQPAAE encoded by the coding sequence ATGGCGCTGATCGATCTCTCGGGCCGCAAGCGCGCACCGTTCACCGCGCGCCGGATGGCGACGCTGGGGTTCTTCGTCACGCTGCTGATCGTCGTCGGCTGGCTGCACTTCACCGGTGCGGCCGCCACGCGCGGCATCGAGCGCAAGGACATGGACTGGAACGGCGACGGCAACGTCACCATGCGCGAGATGCTGCAGTCGTTCTACGCGGTGACCGTCACCACGACGATCACGACCGGCCAGGGCGGCACGCGCGAATGCCGCAGCTTCGCGTTCCGCGGCAGCGAGAAGACGCTGCGGGTGGATTGCCGCACCGTGGTGCAACCCGCGGCGGAATGA
- the murA gene encoding UDP-N-acetylglucosamine 1-carboxyvinyltransferase — MQKIVVEGGAALNGEVQISGAKNAVLPILCATLLADGPVSITNVPNLHDVVTTAKLLGELGAGITVDEGTLGRGRGMVIDPTTVHSHVAPYELVKTMRASVLVLGPLLAKYGAAEVSLPGGCAIGSRPVDQHIKGLQALGADISVENGYIKARRNGRLKGARFVFDMVTVTGTENVLMAAALAEGTSVLENAAMEPEIVDLADCLNALGANIEHAGSGRIIVHGVERLHGGNHHVLPDRIETGTFLVAAAMTGGRVTVRSARPDTLDAVIDKLKQAGAQITVDADRITLDMGGRRPKSVDLTTAPHPAFPTDMQAQFMALNCIAEGVGVINETIFENRFMHVSELQRLGADIRVEGHTAIVRGVQRLSGAPVMATDLRASASLVLAGLVAEGATTIDRIYHLDRGYENIEEKLSGLGANIRRIGG; from the coding sequence ATGCAAAAGATCGTTGTGGAAGGCGGCGCCGCGCTCAACGGCGAGGTGCAGATCTCCGGCGCGAAGAACGCCGTCCTGCCGATCCTGTGCGCGACGCTGCTCGCCGACGGCCCGGTGTCGATCACCAACGTGCCCAACCTGCACGACGTGGTGACCACCGCCAAGCTGCTGGGCGAACTCGGCGCCGGCATCACCGTGGATGAAGGCACGCTCGGCAGGGGCCGCGGCATGGTGATCGATCCGACCACCGTGCACAGCCACGTCGCGCCCTACGAACTGGTCAAGACGATGCGCGCCTCGGTGCTCGTCCTCGGCCCGCTGCTGGCCAAGTACGGCGCTGCGGAAGTCTCGCTGCCGGGCGGTTGCGCGATCGGTTCGCGCCCGGTCGACCAGCACATCAAGGGCCTGCAGGCGCTGGGCGCCGACATCAGCGTCGAGAACGGCTACATCAAGGCCCGTCGCAACGGTCGCCTGAAGGGCGCGCGCTTCGTGTTCGACATGGTCACCGTCACCGGCACCGAGAACGTGCTGATGGCCGCCGCGCTCGCCGAAGGCACCAGCGTGCTGGAAAACGCCGCGATGGAGCCGGAGATCGTCGACCTCGCCGACTGCCTCAACGCACTGGGCGCGAACATCGAGCACGCCGGCAGCGGCCGCATCATCGTGCACGGCGTCGAGCGCCTGCACGGCGGCAACCACCACGTACTGCCCGACCGCATCGAAACCGGCACCTTCCTCGTCGCCGCGGCGATGACCGGCGGCCGCGTCACGGTGCGCTCCGCGCGTCCGGACACGCTCGACGCGGTGATCGACAAGCTCAAGCAGGCCGGCGCGCAGATCACGGTCGACGCCGATCGCATCACGCTCGACATGGGCGGTCGCCGTCCGAAGTCCGTGGACCTGACCACCGCGCCGCACCCCGCGTTCCCGACCGACATGCAGGCGCAGTTCATGGCGCTCAACTGCATCGCCGAGGGCGTGGGCGTGATCAACGAGACCATCTTCGAAAACCGCTTCATGCACGTGTCGGAACTGCAGCGCCTGGGCGCCGACATCCGCGTGGAAGGGCACACCGCGATCGTGCGCGGCGTGCAGCGCCTCAGCGGTGCGCCGGTGATGGCGACCGACCTTCGCGCGTCGGCGTCGCTGGTGCTGGCGGGCCTGGTCGCCGAAGGCGCGACCACCATCGACCGCATCTACCACCTGGACCGCGGCTACGAGAACATCGAGGAGAAGCTCTCGGGCCTGGGCGCCAACATCCGCCGCATCGGGGGATGA
- a CDS encoding BolA family protein, protein MNPDTIRQLIEQGLPGARADVRGDDGVHFEATVVAEAFRGKLPLARHRLVYATLGDRMGGEIHALALKTLTPEEAGTA, encoded by the coding sequence TTGAACCCCGACACCATCCGCCAGCTGATCGAACAGGGCCTGCCCGGCGCGCGCGCCGACGTGCGTGGCGACGACGGCGTGCACTTCGAAGCCACCGTCGTGGCCGAAGCCTTCCGCGGCAAGCTGCCGCTGGCCCGCCACCGCCTCGTCTACGCGACGCTCGGCGATCGCATGGGCGGCGAGATCCACGCGCTCGCGCTGAAGACGCTGACGCCGGAAGAAGCCGGAACGGCCTGA
- a CDS encoding KpsF/GutQ family sugar-phosphate isomerase, giving the protein MASIPVPSRPTPLHASPHADDPATLAASGRRVFEIEAQALSEVASRIDGDFSAACRLILASQGRVVCTGMGKSGHIARKIAATLASTGTPAFYVHPGEAGHGDLGMITDVDVVLALSYSGESDEVLMLLPVLKRQGNKLIAMTGRANSSLAREADVHLDVSVHAEACPLALAPTSSTTASLAMGDALAVALLDARGFTADDFARSHPAGSLGRRLLLHIADIMHSGDSVPRVGADASVSEALVEMSRKRLGMTAVVDADDRLLGLYTDGDLRRTLDDDRLDLRNTRIVEVMTRSPKTIGSDAMAVEAAQLMEAHKISGLLVVDAEGRVVGALNIHDLLRARVV; this is encoded by the coding sequence ATGGCAAGCATTCCAGTTCCCTCGCGTCCCACGCCCCTCCACGCATCGCCCCACGCCGACGATCCGGCCACGCTCGCCGCCAGCGGGCGGCGCGTCTTCGAGATCGAAGCGCAGGCGCTGTCGGAGGTCGCATCGCGCATCGACGGCGACTTCAGCGCCGCGTGCCGGCTCATCCTCGCCTCGCAGGGCCGCGTGGTCTGCACCGGCATGGGCAAGTCCGGCCACATCGCGCGCAAGATCGCCGCGACCCTGGCCTCCACCGGCACCCCGGCCTTCTACGTGCATCCGGGCGAAGCCGGGCACGGTGACCTGGGCATGATCACCGACGTCGACGTCGTGCTCGCGCTGTCCTACTCGGGCGAAAGCGACGAAGTGCTGATGCTGCTGCCGGTGCTCAAGCGCCAGGGCAACAAGCTCATCGCGATGACGGGCCGCGCCAATTCCTCGCTCGCCCGCGAGGCCGACGTGCACCTGGACGTGAGCGTCCACGCCGAAGCCTGCCCGCTCGCGCTGGCGCCGACGTCGAGCACCACCGCCTCGCTGGCGATGGGCGATGCGCTCGCGGTCGCGCTGCTGGATGCGCGCGGTTTCACCGCCGACGACTTCGCGCGCTCGCACCCGGCCGGTTCGCTCGGTCGCCGCCTGCTGCTGCACATCGCCGACATCATGCATTCGGGCGACAGCGTGCCGCGCGTGGGCGCGGACGCGAGCGTGAGCGAAGCGCTGGTCGAGATGAGCCGCAAGCGCCTGGGCATGACCGCCGTGGTCGATGCGGACGACCGCCTGCTCGGTCTGTACACCGACGGCGACCTGCGTCGCACGCTGGACGACGATCGCCTCGACCTGCGCAACACGCGCATCGTCGAGGTGATGACGCGTTCGCCCAAGACCATCGGCAGCGACGCGATGGCGGTGGAAGCGGCGCAACTGATGGAAGCGCACAAGATCAGCGGCCTGCTGGTCGTGGACGCTGAAGGCCGCGTCGTGGGCGCCCTCAACATTCATGACCTGTTGCGGGCCCGCGTTGTCTAA
- a CDS encoding KdsC family phosphatase, producing MPYSHLNDYPADIRERATRVRLACFDVDGTLTDGRLYFDGEGSELKAFHVHDGQGLTLLGKVGIAVAFITARGGPIAKRRGADLGIDEVHVGVKDKLACVHDIAARLGIGMDQVSFMGDDLADLRVMLQTGFAVAPADAHRWVSERVHWRTTARAGHGAVREFCDLLLAAQGHAERLLDDLLRVEGVRVEGNA from the coding sequence ATGCCATACAGCCACCTCAACGACTACCCCGCCGACATCCGCGAACGCGCCACGCGCGTGCGGCTGGCGTGCTTCGACGTCGACGGCACGTTGACCGACGGCCGGTTGTACTTCGATGGCGAGGGCAGCGAGCTGAAGGCCTTCCACGTACATGACGGCCAGGGCCTCACGTTGCTGGGCAAGGTCGGCATCGCCGTGGCCTTCATCACCGCGCGCGGCGGCCCGATCGCCAAGCGCCGCGGCGCCGACCTGGGCATCGACGAGGTACACGTGGGCGTGAAGGACAAGCTGGCGTGCGTGCATGACATCGCGGCGCGCCTTGGCATCGGCATGGACCAGGTGTCCTTCATGGGCGACGACCTCGCCGACCTGCGCGTGATGCTGCAGACGGGATTCGCCGTCGCGCCGGCGGACGCGCATCGCTGGGTGTCCGAACGCGTGCACTGGCGCACCACGGCGCGCGCCGGCCACGGCGCGGTGCGTGAGTTCTGCGACCTGCTGCTCGCCGCGCAGGGACACGCCGAACGCCTGCTCGACGACCTGCTGCGCGTGGAAGGCGTGCGCGTGGAAGGCAACGCATGA
- the lptC gene encoding LPS export ABC transporter periplasmic protein LptC: protein MNWRAIGTLALLAGALLSGWMMWQQRDRGTATGPIGKRPDYVLHDFQATVLNDAGLESFTLKAPKLERDPDVRTMQIATPEFQIPPRQGSQASAWQITSQSGWVSEKADEVRLLGGVRARSTNADGKPIKVDTEELNVFPDARRATSASQVTLTQPGLILNGRGLDADLDAKRITLKNDVKARYERAAP from the coding sequence ATGAACTGGCGCGCGATCGGCACGCTCGCCCTGCTTGCCGGCGCACTGCTCAGCGGCTGGATGATGTGGCAGCAACGCGATCGCGGCACGGCGACGGGCCCGATCGGCAAGCGCCCGGACTACGTGCTGCACGACTTCCAGGCCACGGTGCTCAACGACGCCGGGCTCGAATCCTTCACGCTCAAGGCGCCGAAGCTGGAACGCGATCCGGACGTGCGCACGATGCAGATCGCCACGCCGGAATTCCAGATCCCGCCGCGCCAGGGCAGCCAGGCATCGGCGTGGCAGATCACCTCGCAGAGCGGCTGGGTCAGCGAGAAGGCCGACGAAGTGCGCCTGCTCGGCGGCGTCCGCGCGCGCAGCACGAACGCCGATGGAAAGCCCATCAAGGTCGACACCGAGGAACTGAACGTTTTCCCCGACGCCAGGCGCGCCACCTCGGCCTCGCAGGTAACCCTCACGCAGCCGGGCCTTATACTGAACGGCCGCGGCCTGGATGCCGACCTCGATGCCAAGCGCATCACCCTCAAGAACGACGTCAAGGCCCGATATGAACGTGCTGCGCCCTAG
- the lptA gene encoding lipopolysaccharide transport periplasmic protein LptA, with translation MLALVLVPATLLARTSDRNKPMDIDAGRSDYSMDDSRPTVLSGGVIITQGTLEIRADQAVITSANGDPVRVVLTGSPVTLKQELDDGKQMDAVAKKVDYDLKTEIVVFTGGVKINQPSGSIAGERVVYNMKTGQVQGGGQGANDRVRIRIIPKNQGGG, from the coding sequence ATGCTGGCACTGGTCCTCGTGCCGGCGACGCTGCTCGCGCGCACGTCCGATCGCAACAAGCCGATGGACATCGACGCCGGTCGCAGCGACTACTCGATGGACGACAGCCGTCCGACGGTGCTCAGCGGCGGCGTGATCATCACGCAGGGCACGCTGGAAATCCGCGCCGACCAGGCCGTGATCACCTCCGCCAACGGCGATCCCGTGCGCGTGGTGCTGACCGGATCGCCGGTGACGCTCAAGCAGGAACTCGACGACGGCAAGCAGATGGACGCGGTCGCGAAGAAGGTCGATTACGACCTCAAGACCGAGATCGTCGTCTTCACCGGTGGCGTGAAGATCAACCAGCCGTCCGGCTCCATCGCCGGCGAGCGCGTGGTCTACAACATGAAGACCGGCCAGGTGCAGGGCGGTGGCCAGGGCGCGAACGATCGCGTGCGCATCCGCATCATTCCGAAGAACCAGGGGGGCGGCTGA
- the lptB gene encoding LPS export ABC transporter ATP-binding protein: MLVAQGLRKAYRSREVVKDFGLTLDAGEVVGLLGPNGAGKTTCFYMIVGLVPADAGQIVLDGKDITSEPMYARAKYGVGYLPQEPSVFRKLTVADNIRLVLELRDDLDRQGRDRELESLLDELQVGHVAEQIGASLSGGERRRVEIARALAARPRLMLLDEPFAGVDPISVGEIQRIVRHLKNRGIGVLITDHNVRETLGICDRAYILNEGGVLAQGAPDALLANPDVRRVYLGETFRL, from the coding sequence ATGCTGGTCGCCCAGGGCCTGCGCAAGGCCTACCGTTCGCGCGAAGTGGTGAAGGACTTCGGCCTCACGCTCGATGCCGGCGAAGTCGTCGGCCTGCTCGGCCCCAACGGTGCCGGCAAGACGACGTGCTTCTACATGATCGTGGGCCTGGTGCCCGCCGACGCCGGGCAGATCGTGCTGGACGGCAAGGACATCACCTCCGAGCCGATGTATGCGCGCGCCAAGTACGGCGTGGGCTACCTGCCGCAGGAACCTTCGGTATTCCGCAAGCTCACGGTGGCCGACAACATCCGCCTCGTGCTCGAGCTTCGCGACGATCTGGATCGCCAGGGCCGCGACCGCGAACTGGAAAGCCTGCTGGACGAATTGCAGGTCGGCCACGTCGCCGAGCAGATCGGCGCGAGCCTGTCCGGCGGCGAGCGTCGCCGTGTCGAAATCGCACGCGCGCTGGCCGCGCGTCCGCGCCTGATGCTGCTCGACGAACCCTTCGCCGGCGTCGACCCGATTTCCGTCGGCGAGATCCAGCGGATCGTGCGCCACCTCAAGAATCGCGGAATCGGGGTCCTGATCACGGACCACAACGTCCGCGAAACCTTGGGCATTTGCGATCGTGCGTATATCCTCAACGAAGGCGGCGTGCTGGCGCAGGGTGCACCGGACGCGCTGCTTGCGAACCCCGATGTACGTCGCGTCTACCTGGGCGAAACCTTCCGGCTGTAA
- a CDS encoding RNA polymerase factor sigma-54, producing the protein MKPRLQAALGQQLVMTPQLRQAIRLLQLSAVELEAELAAAVESNPLLDWTETTISVANGTTNGEAGGENATNGAEPEHLPPEAEWSTDGEPWYERLGPADSDDDTPIAEQVAESDTLHDHLLWQLHLSPLSARDRSIGVALIESVDDDGYLREPLENIASSLDPALECSLEELTTVLHQIQQFDPVGVGARTLGECLRLQLAQLPPETPGRALAHQLANGPLERLPRVGVAGLAAELKLDLGEAETAVQLLRSLDPRPGAQIGAIASDTYIAPDVVIWRQHGLWRVALADGMRPRISIHRGYENMLRHASGTDASYLRGHLQEARWLLKSLEARGETLIKVARCLIKQQAAFLEFGDSALRPLTLREVAAEVGLHESTVSRAIARKYARTPRGTVPLRAFFASGIETGTGGEASSTAIQAMIRRLIEAENPRKPLSDARLAETLKATGVPVARRTVAKYREAMSIPSSQDRVRIG; encoded by the coding sequence ATGAAACCGCGTCTTCAAGCCGCACTCGGACAACAGCTGGTGATGACACCGCAGTTGCGTCAGGCGATCCGCCTGCTGCAGCTGTCCGCGGTCGAGCTCGAGGCTGAACTGGCCGCGGCGGTGGAAAGCAATCCGCTGCTGGACTGGACCGAGACGACCATCAGCGTCGCCAACGGAACCACCAACGGCGAGGCGGGCGGCGAGAACGCGACCAACGGGGCCGAGCCCGAACACCTGCCGCCGGAAGCCGAATGGAGCACCGACGGCGAGCCGTGGTACGAACGCCTCGGCCCGGCCGACAGCGACGACGACACGCCCATCGCCGAACAGGTCGCCGAGTCGGACACGCTGCACGACCACCTGCTCTGGCAGCTTCACCTGAGCCCGCTCTCCGCGCGCGATCGATCGATCGGCGTGGCGTTGATCGAATCCGTCGATGACGACGGTTACCTGCGCGAGCCGCTGGAAAACATCGCCTCGTCGCTCGATCCCGCGCTGGAATGCAGCCTGGAGGAACTCACCACCGTCCTGCACCAGATCCAGCAGTTCGATCCGGTGGGCGTGGGTGCCCGCACATTGGGCGAATGCCTGCGCCTGCAGCTCGCACAGCTGCCTCCGGAAACGCCGGGGCGCGCATTGGCCCACCAGCTGGCCAATGGGCCGCTGGAGCGCCTGCCGCGCGTCGGCGTGGCGGGACTCGCGGCCGAGCTCAAGCTCGATCTGGGCGAGGCCGAAACCGCCGTCCAGTTGCTGCGCTCGCTGGATCCGCGCCCGGGCGCGCAGATCGGCGCCATCGCCAGCGACACCTACATCGCACCGGACGTGGTGATCTGGCGCCAGCACGGTCTGTGGCGCGTCGCGCTCGCCGATGGCATGCGCCCGCGCATTTCGATCCACCGCGGCTACGAAAACATGCTGCGCCACGCCAGCGGCACCGACGCGAGCTACCTGCGCGGCCACCTGCAGGAAGCGCGCTGGCTGCTCAAGAGCCTGGAAGCGCGCGGCGAAACGCTCATCAAGGTCGCGCGCTGCCTGATCAAGCAGCAGGCGGCATTCCTCGAGTTCGGCGACAGCGCGCTTCGGCCGCTCACGCTGCGCGAGGTCGCGGCCGAAGTGGGCCTGCACGAATCCACCGTTTCGCGCGCCATCGCCCGCAAATACGCGCGAACGCCGCGCGGTACGGTGCCGTTGCGCGCATTCTTCGCTTCCGGCATCGAGACCGGCACCGGCGGCGAGGCGTCCAGCACGGCCATCCAGGCGATGATCCGCCGCCTGATCGAGGCTGAAAATCCCCGCAAGCCTCTCTCCGACGCCCGCCTGGCCGAAACCCTCAAGGCCACCGGCGTGCCCGTCGCGCGACGCACCGTCGCCAAATACCGCGAGGCGATGAGCATTCCGTCGTCGCAGGACCGGGTAAGGATCGGTTAG
- the hpf gene encoding ribosome hibernation-promoting factor, HPF/YfiA family: MRIETYGQQIEVTPALRDYVENKLSRLERHCEQPFDVRTQLSLEKPNHRAKATVNLAGRTLVADAQALDMYAAIDLLSDKLDRLLREHRSKVVDHHRGESAARSNNFG; encoded by the coding sequence ATGCGTATCGAAACTTACGGCCAGCAGATCGAGGTCACGCCCGCCCTGCGGGACTACGTGGAAAACAAGCTCTCGCGACTGGAGCGCCACTGCGAACAACCCTTCGATGTCCGCACCCAGCTGAGCCTTGAGAAACCCAACCACCGCGCCAAGGCCACCGTGAACCTCGCCGGCCGCACGCTGGTCGCCGACGCCCAGGCGCTGGACATGTACGCGGCCATCGACCTGCTGTCCGACAAGCTCGACCGCCTGCTTCGCGAACACCGCAGCAAGGTCGTCGACCACCATCGCGGCGAAAGCGCCGCCCGCAGCAACAACTTCGGCTGA
- a CDS encoding PTS sugar transporter subunit IIA: MPLHDLLSHARVAILDGHAIETGAPEGAPVLARVLDAAAWLLADGTDSAPIARALRDRESRASTALGEGVAVPHARIDGLDECRAAFIRLQHPVDFEAADGKPVDLVLALLVPEHDVNAQLQRLAEIADRFANPDYRAALRKARDAGHLRQLLSGSGPDFLPCAA; encoded by the coding sequence ATGCCGCTGCATGACCTGTTGTCACACGCGCGTGTCGCCATCCTGGATGGCCACGCGATAGAGACGGGCGCGCCCGAGGGCGCGCCCGTACTTGCGCGTGTGCTCGATGCAGCGGCCTGGTTATTGGCCGATGGCACCGACAGCGCGCCCATCGCACGCGCCCTGCGCGATCGCGAAAGCCGCGCGAGCACCGCGCTCGGCGAAGGCGTCGCCGTTCCGCATGCGCGCATCGACGGCTTGGACGAATGCCGCGCGGCGTTCATCCGCCTGCAGCATCCGGTGGATTTCGAAGCGGCCGACGGCAAGCCCGTCGATCTCGTACTCGCGCTGCTCGTTCCCGAGCACGACGTGAACGCACAACTGCAGCGGCTGGCGGAAATCGCCGACCGCTTCGCCAATCCCGACTACCGCGCCGCGCTGCGAAAGGCACGCGACGCCGGACACCTGCGCCAGTTGCTGAGCGGCTCGGGTCCCGACTTCCTTCCCTGCGCCGCCTGA
- the hprK gene encoding HPr(Ser) kinase/phosphatase, translated as MSTSISAGELFEQQRDRLGLRWLAGQRGDRRILESVNTVARRPSLAGYLNAIYPNKVQILGTEELAWLDALEPRLRWETIEKIMQFRPLALVISKDQPCPEDLRIAAEESHTPLWVSPRRGHELLNHLQYHLARSLAPRVTLHGVFMEIYSIGVLITGESGSGKSELALELVTRGHRLVADDAPEFTQIAPDVLDGTCPEMLQDLLEVRGLGVLNIRQMFGDTAVKNNKYLRLIVHLGRPMTEPKPMGMERLTGDSGVRRVLDLDVPMITLPVMPGRNLAVLTEAATRLHSLRMKGLDPAAAFIARHSNFLERGDS; from the coding sequence ATGAGCACCAGCATCAGCGCAGGGGAACTGTTCGAACAACAACGCGATCGTCTCGGCCTGCGCTGGCTGGCCGGGCAGCGCGGCGACCGCCGCATCCTCGAATCGGTCAACACCGTCGCGCGACGTCCGTCGCTGGCCGGTTACCTCAACGCGATCTATCCCAACAAGGTGCAGATCCTCGGCACGGAGGAACTGGCCTGGCTCGACGCGCTCGAACCGCGCCTGCGCTGGGAGACGATCGAGAAGATCATGCAGTTCCGCCCGCTCGCGCTGGTCATCAGCAAGGACCAGCCCTGCCCCGAGGACCTGCGCATCGCCGCCGAGGAAAGCCACACGCCGCTGTGGGTGTCGCCGCGTCGTGGGCACGAACTGCTCAACCACCTGCAATACCACTTGGCGCGCTCGCTCGCGCCGCGCGTGACGTTGCACGGCGTGTTCATGGAGATCTACTCCATCGGCGTGCTGATCACCGGCGAATCGGGTTCGGGCAAGAGCGAGCTGGCGCTGGAACTGGTGACGCGCGGCCATCGCCTGGTCGCCGACGACGCGCCGGAATTCACCCAGATCGCGCCGGACGTGCTCGACGGCACCTGTCCGGAAATGCTCCAGGACCTGCTCGAAGTGCGCGGCCTGGGCGTGCTCAACATCCGCCAGATGTTCGGCGACACCGCGGTGAAGAACAACAAGTACCTGCGCCTGATCGTGCACCTGGGCAGGCCGATGACCGAGCCCAAGCCGATGGGCATGGAACGCCTCACCGGCGACAGCGGCGTGCGACGCGTGCTCGACCTCGACGTTCCGATGATCACCTTGCCCGTGATGCCCGGCCGCAACCTCGCCGTGCTCACGGAGGCGGCGACGCGCCTGCACAGCCTGCGCATGAAGGGGCTCGATCCGGCGGCGGCGTTCATCGCGCGACACAGCAATTTCCTCGAACGCGGCGATTCCTGA